A section of the Halalkalicoccus tibetensis genome encodes:
- a CDS encoding PadR family transcriptional regulator, whose translation MSETQSISDGEGRTACDLTAFQQSILTVLSENSRYGLAIKSELEEYYGNEVNHGRLYPNLDELVERDLIAKSKRDKRTNEYELTNDGYELLLGELNWEFSKVVTGEERADDIIQLLDNAT comes from the coding sequence ATGTCAGAGACACAATCGATATCCGACGGAGAGGGGCGTACCGCTTGTGATTTGACCGCATTTCAGCAGAGTATCCTCACTGTCCTGAGCGAGAACTCACGGTACGGCCTCGCAATCAAAAGCGAGCTTGAGGAGTACTACGGCAATGAGGTTAACCACGGCCGGCTCTACCCAAACCTCGATGAGCTCGTCGAGCGTGATCTGATCGCAAAAAGCAAACGCGACAAACGCACTAACGAGTACGAGCTCACTAACGATGGCTATGAGCTTCTGCTCGGCGAACTCAACTGGGAGTTTTCGAAGGTCGTGACTGGCGAGGAGCGCGCAGACGATATCATCCAGCTGCTCGACAACGCTACGTAG